A segment of the Acidobacteriota bacterium genome:
TCAGCAATCACTGCAGGATTTCTTGGGTCATCCTCAGGAATTCCTGCCTCAACTTTGCCAACTAAATCAGCTCCCACATCAGCTGCTTTTGTGAATATTCCTCCTCCTACCCTTGCAAAAAGCGCCTGGGAAGACGCACCCATTCCGAATGTAAGCATTATAGTGGTAATTTCTGTGAGACGCATTTCGCCCATGAATTTCCTTAAAATAATAAACCATAAAGAAATATCCAAAAGACCCAATCCAACCACAACCAATCCCATAACAGCTCCTGAACGGAAGGCAATTTTTAATGCTCTGTTCAGAGAAGACTTGGCAGCTTCAGTAGTCCTGTTTGATGCACTTGTTGCAGTCATCAAACCTAAAAATCCAGACAATCCGCTGAAGAACCCTCCTGTTAAAAATGAAAAAGGAGTCCATTTACTCTGGACATTAAATACAAAAGCAAGTAGAAATAAAAATAAAAAAGCAAAAATAAAAAACATACCTACTACTTTGTACTGTTGTTTTATGTAAGCTACTGCTCCCCTTTTTACATAGGAAGCAATACTTTTCATTCTTTCGTCTCCTTCAGGAGCTCGTTTCATCGCTCTGAAGAAAAGATACGCAAAAGTTAAAGCTAACGCAGAACCTACAGGGGCTAACCAGAACAGAACTTCAATTCCCATCTAACTCTCCTCCTATTTAAAACATCTTGTAAGGTAAAGTTGAAACAATATCAAAAAATTGGCATTTAGTCAAATTCCCTGGGAGAGATCCATTGTCAAAGCAGAATAGAACAGTAAGATGAATACCATCACTTTCGCAAATAGACGAATAAGGCTTTTCCCAAAAAGCCAAAGCCGAGCATAGACAACCAGCTCGATATAGCAATCAGAAATAGGCGTCGGAAGGGTTGATTGCCGGCTTATGATGCTTGATTGAGTTATTCTCCATGGGTGGTAATTTCACTTTCCTACTTTCATCCCAGAGCAAATGTAAAGTTATGCAAAGACGGGACATTATTATCCCTACAATCTCTCATATGGCTCTATTCTGTTTCTTCTCCGAGCCAGCTCACTCTGATACTTTATTCCTAAAATTGACGAATTCTCTCTTGCCCACTCAGTCAACTTAGTTTCTCCAACTGGTGGAGAATTTGTATACAGTAAATCAGCCTTCAACCCTTCTATTTCCTCATGTGTTATAATTACGTCTCCGACTATTTTTCCAATAACCCATCCAAAAAGATAACCAATCGTGTTGGGGATAGAAATGATAGGCCTTTCTTTACCGATAATTCTACCTATCTCTTTAACTAATTCACGATATGTAAAGGTCTCAGGTCCAATAGCATTGATAATTTTATTTTCTCTTCTCTTTCCCTCCTCCACAGCCAGTTTTGCCAGATCATCCACATATATTGGCTGTAACCGATATTTTCCATCGCCAAACACGCCAAATACAGGAAATCTCCTGAGAATCCATGCAATATTATTTATCAGAATATCTTCTTTCCCAAACAATACAGCTGGTCTAAGTATAGCATACAAAAGACCAGATTCAATTAGAGCTTTTTCTAATCTTGCCTTTTCTCTAAAATATTCAAGATGGGATGTCTCTGAGGGGTTTGTAATACTGACATGAACTACACGCCTAATGCCAGCTTTCTTTGCAGCAGCAAATAACCTTATAGTATTCTCAACAGCAATGGAATGTTTAAAACTAACTTTATTATCTGAAAAATTAAACCTAACCCAATATGTGTTGTATAAAACAGATGCCTCTCGTAATGATTCAACGAGCTTTTCAAAATTTCCAAAATTGAAAGGAAATGCTTTTACTCTATCTCCAAAAGGATTCGACCGATTGTAAGAATTTGTCAAAGTCCTTACTTCATAACCCTCATCTAACAATCGTTTGGCTATGTATTTCCCTGAATAGCCATATGCTCCAGTGACAACATGAATTTCATTATTCATCAAAATAATAGTTTTGATTTCATTATTTTTACTATTAACTGTTCTGCCTTTTCTTTAAAAGAGGGATGACTCGAAGCTCTCAATGCTAAATCAAGAGCCTTCTCTTTCATACTGAGTTTTCTTCTCCTGCTCTGTATCTTTGGGAATGACTTCTATCTTTTCTTTGAGTGCACAGAAGGAAAGGAGTAATATGCAGAGGATAATAACATTTGAATGTATTTTATTTATGTGAAATTGCGATAGAAAATATTCCCTCATGACATTCTTAAATTTATATTTTCTCACCGTTTCCATGGATGAAACAGGAAGAATCCTCAGATAAATAGTCACCCTTCAAGGCCCATGCCCGACCACGACATCCTCCGCATATATCAATAAACTGACAAATACTACACTTGCCTTTGAGAGCCTCTTTCCTATATCTCAGATTTTGAAAAACTTCAGAATTCTGCCAAATCTCTGAAAATGAATTCTTTCTGACATTTCCGGCTGAAACCTCTACAAATGGACAGGGCCAAACCTCACCATTTGCTTTAACATAAACCAGACCTCTACCTGCGGTGCAACCATGGAAAAATATCTGAGCAAGGTTCAACCCT
Coding sequences within it:
- a CDS encoding NAD-dependent epimerase/dehydratase family protein; its protein translation is MNNEIHVVTGAYGYSGKYIAKRLLDEGYEVRTLTNSYNRSNPFGDRVKAFPFNFGNFEKLVESLREASVLYNTYWVRFNFSDNKVSFKHSIAVENTIRLFAAAKKAGIRRVVHVSITNPSETSHLEYFREKARLEKALIESGLLYAILRPAVLFGKEDILINNIAWILRRFPVFGVFGDGKYRLQPIYVDDLAKLAVEEGKRRENKIINAIGPETFTYRELVKEIGRIIGKERPIISIPNTIGYLFGWVIGKIVGDVIITHEEIEGLKADLLYTNSPPVGETKLTEWARENSSILGIKYQSELARRRNRIEPYERL